One region of Flavobacterium pisciphilum genomic DNA includes:
- a CDS encoding rhodanese-related sulfurtransferase — MQLYNTLSAEERAIMIDDAGKQRLTLSFYAYAKIQDPKKFRDDLFLAWNALDALGRIYVANEGINAQMSIPEENLEAFRATLEVYDFMKGIRLNEAVEHDDHSFLKLTIKVRDKIVADGLNDETFDVTDIGVHLKAKEFNDILEDPNTIVVDFRNHYESEVGHFKGAITPDVETFRESLPIINEHLQNHKEDKNLVMYCTGGIRCEKASAYFKHQGFKNVYQLEGGIINYKKQLEEEGLESKFIGKNFVFDNRLGERITDDIISQCHQCGKPCDNHTNCENDGCHLLFIQCDECKAAMENCCSTECLEVIHMPLVDQVRMRTGKQVGNKVFRKGKSENLKFKHSGELPDTALAAAEKPADIRLKIKVKKVLLGKAEHYYVKAQVGLFTIENSELNSGDTILISGPTTGNQELVLEKMMVNDAANTTAKKGDRVTFEVPFRIRLSDKIYRILD, encoded by the coding sequence ATGCAACTGTATAACACTTTGAGCGCAGAAGAAAGAGCCATCATGATTGATGATGCAGGTAAACAACGTCTTACGTTGTCTTTCTATGCGTATGCAAAAATTCAAGATCCCAAAAAATTTCGCGATGATTTATTTCTAGCCTGGAACGCACTCGATGCTTTAGGCCGAATTTACGTTGCCAACGAAGGAATAAATGCTCAAATGAGTATTCCGGAGGAAAATTTAGAAGCTTTCAGAGCTACTTTAGAAGTTTATGATTTCATGAAAGGCATCCGTTTAAATGAAGCTGTAGAACATGACGACCACTCATTTTTAAAATTAACCATCAAAGTTCGTGACAAAATTGTTGCTGACGGTCTTAACGATGAGACTTTTGATGTAACAGATATAGGCGTACACTTAAAAGCCAAAGAATTTAACGATATCCTTGAAGATCCAAATACAATTGTTGTTGATTTCAGAAATCACTACGAAAGTGAAGTGGGTCATTTTAAAGGTGCTATAACTCCAGATGTAGAAACTTTCAGAGAAAGTTTACCAATAATCAACGAGCATCTTCAAAATCATAAAGAAGATAAAAACCTAGTAATGTATTGTACTGGTGGAATTCGTTGTGAAAAAGCAAGTGCTTATTTTAAGCATCAGGGTTTTAAAAATGTATATCAGCTAGAAGGCGGAATCATTAATTACAAAAAACAACTTGAAGAAGAAGGTTTAGAAAGTAAATTCATTGGTAAAAACTTTGTATTTGATAATCGTCTAGGTGAAAGAATCACAGATGATATTATTTCACAATGTCATCAATGTGGGAAACCTTGCGACAATCATACCAATTGCGAGAATGACGGATGCCATTTATTATTTATCCAATGTGATGAATGTAAAGCGGCAATGGAAAACTGTTGTTCTACAGAATGTCTAGAAGTTATACACATGCCTTTGGTAGATCAGGTAAGAATGAGAACCGGAAAACAAGTTGGAAACAAAGTGTTTAGAAAAGGTAAATCAGAAAATTTAAAATTCAAACATTCAGGAGAGCTACCAGATACAGCTTTGGCTGCTGCAGAGAAACCAGCAGATATTCGCCTAAAAATAAAAGTAAAAAAAGTATTGCTTGGAAAAGCAGAACATTACTACGTAAAAGCACAAGTTGGGCTTTTCACTATTGAGAACAGCGAACTTAACAGTGGTGATACAATCTTAATTTCAGGACCAACAACGGGTAACCAAGAATTGGTTTTAGAAAAAATGATGGTCAACGATGCTGCAAATACTACAGCTAAAAAAGGAGACAGAGTAACTTTTGAAGTTCCCTTTAGAATAAGATTGTCGGACAAAATCTATAGAATCTTAGACTAA
- a CDS encoding peptidase U32 family protein, giving the protein MTTNNKIELMAPAGSFESLQAALDNGADSIYFGVEQLNMRARSTVNFTIDDLQEIANRCATKNVRSYLTLNTIIYDHDLSVVKTLLNKAKDATITAVIASDQAVIAMARTIGMEVHISTQLNVTNIETIKFYSLFADTMVLSRELSLRQVKSITEQIEKEQIKGPNGNLVEIEIFGHGALCMAVSGKCYLSLHSNNSSANRGACKQNCRKKYTVIDQETGFEIEVDNEYLMSPKDLCTLDFLDQVIDSGIQVLKIEGRGRAPEYVATVIKTYREAIDSYYDGTFSKEKTPIWMEALNTVYNRGFWSGYYLGQELGEWSDIPGSAATQKKVYVGKGTHFFPKAEVGQFKIEAYDIKIGDRILVTGPSTGAQEMVIDEMYVNDILADKATKGDDCTFKLPFRIRMSDKLYKIVEA; this is encoded by the coding sequence ATGACAACAAATAATAAAATTGAACTTATGGCTCCCGCAGGGAGCTTTGAGTCACTTCAGGCTGCGCTTGATAATGGCGCCGATTCTATTTATTTTGGAGTAGAACAACTCAACATGCGTGCGCGTTCAACTGTGAATTTCACTATAGATGATTTGCAAGAAATTGCCAATCGATGCGCCACCAAAAACGTACGAAGCTACCTTACTTTAAATACAATTATTTACGACCATGATTTATCGGTTGTAAAAACATTATTGAACAAAGCCAAAGATGCTACTATTACAGCCGTAATCGCATCAGACCAAGCTGTAATTGCAATGGCAAGAACAATCGGCATGGAAGTGCACATCTCGACTCAGCTTAATGTTACCAACATCGAAACCATAAAATTCTACAGTTTATTTGCAGATACGATGGTTTTAAGTCGAGAATTGAGCTTGCGTCAGGTAAAAAGCATTACAGAGCAAATCGAAAAAGAACAGATAAAAGGTCCTAACGGAAATTTAGTTGAAATCGAAATCTTCGGACATGGTGCTTTATGCATGGCCGTATCAGGAAAATGCTATTTGAGCTTACATTCAAATAACTCATCAGCAAACCGTGGTGCTTGCAAACAAAATTGCCGTAAAAAATATACTGTTATAGACCAAGAAACAGGTTTTGAAATCGAAGTCGATAACGAATATCTAATGTCACCTAAAGATTTATGCACGCTTGATTTTCTAGATCAAGTAATTGATTCTGGAATTCAGGTATTAAAAATAGAAGGTCGCGGACGTGCACCCGAATATGTCGCGACAGTAATAAAAACATATCGAGAAGCTATTGACTCTTATTATGATGGTACTTTTTCAAAAGAAAAAACCCCCATTTGGATGGAAGCTTTAAATACCGTTTATAATCGTGGTTTTTGGTCAGGATATTACCTAGGTCAAGAATTAGGCGAATGGAGTGATATTCCAGGGTCAGCAGCAACGCAAAAGAAAGTCTATGTAGGTAAAGGAACCCATTTTTTCCCAAAAGCTGAAGTTGGACAATTTAAAATTGAAGCTTACGACATTAAAATCGGAGATAGAATTCTTGTAACTGGCCCAAGTACAGGAGCACAAGAAATGGTAATCGACGAAATGTATGTAAACGATATTTTAGCAGATAAAGCTACAAAAGGAGATGATTGCACTTTCAAATTACCTTTCAGAATCAGAATGTCTGATAAATTATATAAAATTGTTGAGGCGTAA
- a CDS encoding lycopene cyclase family protein, with product MKHFDYIFTGTGLSAMMTVYKMIKSGKFTEKAILLIDEDTKKTNDRTWCFWQKEQSIWENVISKKWDLALFANEDFKRDLDLSPYQYNQIRSSDFYNFVFESIKKQANITFLHDKVTDINELDTHVFIATSTNTFTCSQLFNSIYNKALIENQQQYPVLQQHFIGWFIKSKQHILNSEKVTFMDFSVDQKGNTRFMYVLPTSKNEALIEYTLFSHTLLEKQEYESEIKNYIKNLGIQDYEIIEKEQGSIPMTCYPFWKRNTKRVLNIGTAGGWTKASTGYTFKKSDKNSTQLVSFLEIQNNKASIAIDMTSFHKKNKFWFYDLLLLDILDRNNELGSRIFSDMFQKGNPSLIFKFLDEETNFTEDVKVILKCPKLPFIKALFRVVFLSK from the coding sequence ATGAAGCACTTCGATTACATTTTTACAGGAACTGGTCTATCAGCAATGATGACTGTTTATAAAATGATTAAGTCTGGGAAATTTACTGAAAAAGCCATCTTATTAATAGATGAGGACACCAAGAAAACGAATGATCGAACATGGTGTTTTTGGCAAAAAGAACAATCAATTTGGGAAAATGTTATTTCTAAAAAATGGGATTTGGCTTTATTTGCCAATGAAGACTTCAAAAGAGATTTAGACCTATCCCCTTATCAGTACAATCAAATTCGAAGTTCAGACTTTTATAATTTTGTTTTCGAATCTATTAAAAAACAAGCGAATATTACTTTTCTACATGACAAAGTAACTGATATTAATGAACTCGATACTCATGTTTTTATAGCAACTTCAACTAATACATTTACTTGCAGTCAACTTTTTAATAGCATTTATAACAAAGCATTAATTGAAAATCAGCAACAATACCCTGTTTTACAACAGCATTTTATAGGTTGGTTTATCAAAAGCAAACAGCATATTCTTAATTCAGAAAAAGTTACATTCATGGATTTTTCGGTTGACCAAAAAGGCAATACACGATTCATGTACGTTTTACCAACATCAAAGAATGAAGCTTTAATCGAATATACCTTGTTTTCGCATACCCTTTTAGAGAAACAAGAATACGAATCGGAGATTAAGAACTACATTAAGAATTTAGGCATTCAAGATTATGAAATAATAGAGAAAGAACAAGGAAGTATTCCGATGACATGTTATCCCTTCTGGAAAAGAAACACCAAACGCGTGCTGAACATTGGTACAGCTGGTGGCTGGACAAAAGCAAGCACAGGATACACATTCAAAAAATCAGATAAGAACTCCACCCAACTAGTATCGTTTCTTGAAATTCAAAACAACAAGGCATCTATAGCGATTGATATGACCTCATTTCATAAAAAAAACAAATTCTGGTTCTATGATTTACTCTTATTAGATATCCTAGACAGGAATAACGAACTCGGAAGTCGCATTTTCTCAGATATGTTTCAAAAAGGAAATCCATCATTGATATTTAAGTTCTTAGATGAAGAAACGAACTTTACTGAAGATGTTAAAGTTATTTTAAAGTGCCCAAAATTACCATTTATAAAAGCGTTATTTAGAGTGGTTTTTCTTTCAAAATAA
- a CDS encoding tetratricopeptide repeat protein translates to MKKIILGLSYLISFYTFAQAPKNEAQEAIIKQSLDSCAYKYNYTFQMQEWQNCIDNGLKKDSTIAYLWQQKAMPYFKCQKYEVGMSFLDKAVLYDKQEWLPYRGFMKCIFTKTYRDAIKDLEECIKLYGNGYRMDHTYSFYIGLCHLQLNEYDKAEKIFDDYVNDIYKNRQQLEHPTAYFYQAIAKYELKKWDEAIAILDKAIKIYPQFSDAKYYKAICWFKLGRSKDEISALATEARADAAKGFSINEDNTIYETYPYQKKFSK, encoded by the coding sequence TTGAAAAAAATCATTCTAGGTTTAAGTTATTTAATCTCTTTTTACACATTTGCTCAAGCGCCCAAAAATGAAGCTCAAGAAGCTATTATCAAGCAATCATTAGATAGTTGTGCTTATAAATACAACTATACTTTTCAAATGCAAGAATGGCAAAACTGCATTGATAACGGTTTAAAAAAAGACAGCACTATAGCCTATTTATGGCAACAAAAAGCAATGCCTTATTTTAAATGCCAAAAATATGAGGTTGGAATGTCCTTTTTAGACAAAGCTGTTTTATATGACAAACAAGAATGGCTCCCCTATAGAGGTTTTATGAAATGTATTTTCACAAAAACATATAGAGATGCAATCAAAGACTTAGAAGAATGTATCAAGCTTTATGGCAATGGCTATAGAATGGATCACACCTATAGTTTTTATATTGGACTTTGCCATTTACAGCTAAACGAGTATGACAAAGCCGAAAAGATTTTTGATGATTATGTAAATGACATTTATAAAAACAGACAACAACTAGAGCATCCTACGGCCTATTTTTACCAAGCGATAGCTAAATATGAACTAAAAAAATGGGATGAGGCAATTGCAATTTTGGATAAAGCAATAAAAATCTATCCACAATTTTCAGATGCGAAGTATTACAAAGCCATTTGTTGGTTTAAATTAGGGAGGTCAAAAGACGAAATCTCAGCCTTAGCTACGGAAGCAAGAGCTGATGCTGCAAAAGGTTTTTCGATAAATGAAGACAATACAATTTACGAAACCTATCCATACCAAAAAAAGTTCAGCAAATAA
- a CDS encoding oxidoreductase: MNKLFYVLFAIPFFISCTDKKPLDQKNINSAKKDTTLAGVVAVETQKMSDLDIYNVNSIFGEKDTIAHISLSDNYQLSEHKDSLAIPDVKKLEEKDAQYLVLNSTYRNRMLSKMKISEKDSVYVYDYATNIVNAFSVESLKAVAVINVYGADWPYSQHDYMIGFEVDPKLLKGSDSYYLNTLVGIGSKNPFAMKQLKAIKWKETTIAKVPAAAVNLRDNDLIKTASKKMAYSYKSNGFEYFLQDYIKEERVFLRRLIVKEEKTNKIVCDKHYRESEGNSLAELNSNNEDREVIQWTGKLFKNKPEVVFGFEYVSFGCPGISFLDKNEPDVFLNCDNRH; encoded by the coding sequence ATGAACAAATTATTTTACGTTTTATTCGCAATCCCATTTTTTATTAGCTGTACGGATAAAAAGCCTTTAGATCAAAAAAATATAAATTCAGCTAAAAAAGACACAACTCTTGCTGGTGTTGTAGCTGTGGAAACACAAAAAATGTCTGATTTGGATATATATAATGTTAATTCAATTTTTGGCGAAAAAGATACTATTGCACATATATCCTTGTCTGATAACTATCAATTAAGCGAACATAAAGATTCTCTTGCTATTCCTGATGTCAAAAAATTAGAAGAAAAGGATGCTCAATACTTAGTATTGAATTCGACATATAGAAATAGAATGCTATCCAAAATGAAAATATCTGAAAAAGATAGTGTTTATGTCTATGATTATGCCACCAATATTGTCAATGCATTTTCTGTGGAATCTCTAAAAGCAGTGGCTGTTATAAATGTATACGGAGCAGATTGGCCTTATTCACAACATGATTATATGATTGGATTTGAAGTAGATCCCAAATTACTAAAAGGATCTGACTCATATTATCTGAATACTTTGGTTGGCATTGGTTCAAAGAATCCTTTTGCAATGAAGCAATTGAAAGCGATAAAGTGGAAAGAAACAACAATTGCTAAGGTGCCTGCCGCAGCTGTAAATCTGAGAGATAATGATTTGATAAAAACGGCAAGTAAAAAAATGGCTTATAGTTATAAATCAAATGGTTTTGAATACTTTTTACAAGATTACATAAAAGAAGAAAGAGTATTTTTGAGAAGGTTGATTGTTAAAGAGGAAAAAACAAATAAGATTGTTTGTGATAAGCATTACCGAGAAAGTGAAGGTAACTCGCTTGCAGAATTAAATAGTAATAATGAGGATAGAGAAGTCATTCAATGGACTGGTAAACTGTTTAAGAATAAACCAGAGGTAGTTTTTGGTTTTGAATACGTTTCTTTCGGTTGTCCAGGGATTTCATTCTTAGATAAAAATGAACCAGATGTTTTTTTAAATTGTGATAACAGACACTAA
- a CDS encoding ferredoxin, translating into MVIVTLQRDKCIGCNYCVEMDPVHFQMSKKDGKSVLIHSVNAKGFFTLKSPNHTIVESCELAAKACPVKIITVKET; encoded by the coding sequence ATGGTTATTGTAACACTACAAAGAGACAAGTGCATTGGATGTAACTACTGTGTAGAAATGGATCCAGTACATTTTCAAATGTCAAAAAAAGATGGAAAATCAGTTTTGATACATTCAGTAAACGCAAAAGGGTTTTTCACTTTAAAATCTCCAAATCATACTATTGTAGAAAGCTGTGAGTTGGCAGCAAAAGCCTGTCCAGTAAAAATCATTACGGTAAAAGAAACCTAA
- a CDS encoding thioredoxin family protein, whose protein sequence is MRNLVLIILYLSLTTTGFCQLKSIPFEAIDSLQQIQKRKVIVFIHTDWCKYCQAMKNSTFKNKAIIAQLNEEFYFVDFQAEEKRTIRFNNQTFNYKSTGNTTGVNELAIQLGTVNNQLTYPIVCVLNSENEIIFQDTHYRNAKDFEMILAKLKEQN, encoded by the coding sequence ATGAGAAATCTAGTCCTAATTATCCTCTACTTAAGTCTTACTACAACTGGATTTTGCCAACTCAAAAGCATCCCATTTGAAGCAATCGACAGCCTACAACAAATTCAGAAACGAAAAGTTATCGTTTTTATCCACACCGATTGGTGCAAATATTGTCAGGCAATGAAGAATTCGACTTTTAAAAACAAAGCGATAATAGCCCAACTCAACGAAGAATTTTATTTTGTTGATTTTCAAGCTGAGGAAAAAAGGACAATTCGTTTTAATAATCAGACATTCAACTACAAATCAACAGGAAATACTACTGGTGTTAATGAATTAGCAATTCAATTAGGAACCGTTAATAATCAACTGACTTACCCAATAGTTTGTGTTTTAAATTCAGAAAACGAAATTATATTTCAAGACACCCATTATCGAAATGCAAAGGATTTCGAAATGATTTTGGCTAAACTGAAAGAACAAAACTAA
- a CDS encoding BrxA/BrxB family bacilliredoxin, with protein MYPEEMVKPMQAELTSAGFQDLHSAAEVDNAIKSEGTTLVVVNSVCGCAARNARPGAKMSLEGAKKPDHLITVFAGVDKEAVDAARQHMFPFPPSSPSMALFKNGELVHMLERHHIEGRPAELIAENLQDAFNEHC; from the coding sequence ATGTATCCAGAAGAAATGGTAAAACCAATGCAAGCTGAATTAACATCAGCAGGTTTTCAAGATTTACATAGTGCAGCAGAAGTTGATAACGCAATCAAATCAGAAGGAACAACACTAGTAGTAGTAAATTCAGTATGTGGTTGTGCAGCAAGAAATGCACGTCCAGGAGCAAAAATGAGTTTAGAAGGTGCTAAAAAGCCAGACCATTTAATCACTGTTTTTGCAGGTGTTGACAAAGAAGCTGTAGATGCAGCAAGACAACATATGTTCCCTTTTCCTCCATCTTCGCCAAGTATGGCATTATTCAAAAACGGAGAATTAGTTCATATGCTTGAGCGTCACCACATCGAAGGACGTCCAGCTGAGCTAATTGCAGAAAACTTACAAGACGCATTCAACGAGCACTGCTAA
- a CDS encoding TonB-dependent receptor, translating into MKYLFTILLFSILQLSFSQNTAKISGKVSIENQENQQSNVQLLKTNYKTQTDSLGHYKLENIPQGNYRIQISSLGLQTITKSITVKESQALTLDFELSNDENELNEVVISGTLKAVKRLESAVPVEVYTPVFFKKNPTANIYEALQNVNGVRPQLNCGVCNTGDIHINGLEGPYTAVMIDGMPIVSSLSTVYGLSGIPNSLVERIEIVKGPASSLYGSEAVGGLINIITKSASNAPVFSADVFTTSWLETNVDLGVKFNTGKNATALLGVNYFNYNQRIDNDNDGFTDVTLQDRISVFQKWTFKRKENRLFTIAGRGMYEDRWGGDVRWEKKYRGGDEIYGESIYTKRGELIGSYQLPTDEKLIFSFSGNVHYQDSRYGTTSYIANQKIGFAQLTWDKKIRNNDLLAGIASRYTYYDDNTPSTASQGKNNPEKTWLPGIFLQDEITLSEKHKILLGLRYDYNSIHGNIITPRFAYKLKFDDNNILRFNAGTGYRVVNLFTEDHAALTGSREVVIANNLNPEKSVNANLNYIKKIYFPNGTFIGIETTAFHTRFSNKIIADYETDPNKIIYDNINGHAISQGISTNIDVNFNNGLKLIAGATLMDVSNIENGKRERPYLTEKFTATWSVSYKISPIDLAIDYTGNLYSPMKLPLLGDNDPRSPNSPWYSLQNIQFTYTGWKNFELYAGIKNLLNFTPKRNNPFLISRTNDPFDKNVDYDSNGKVLATPSNPYGLTFDTTYVYAPNQGIRSFFGLRYNLR; encoded by the coding sequence ATGAAATATTTATTTACAATACTACTGTTTTCAATACTTCAGCTCTCATTTTCACAAAACACCGCTAAAATTTCAGGAAAAGTGTCCATCGAAAATCAAGAGAATCAACAATCAAATGTTCAATTATTAAAAACCAATTATAAAACACAAACCGATAGCTTAGGCCATTATAAACTAGAAAATATCCCTCAGGGCAATTATAGAATACAGATTTCGTCACTTGGTCTACAAACAATAACAAAAAGTATTACTGTCAAAGAAAGCCAAGCATTAACTTTAGATTTTGAACTATCAAATGACGAGAATGAACTAAATGAAGTAGTAATCTCAGGAACACTAAAAGCAGTAAAAAGATTAGAAAGTGCAGTACCCGTTGAAGTCTACACCCCCGTATTCTTTAAAAAGAACCCAACAGCCAATATTTATGAAGCCCTACAGAATGTAAATGGGGTACGCCCTCAACTTAATTGTGGCGTTTGTAACACAGGAGACATTCATATAAACGGCCTTGAAGGTCCATATACAGCAGTTATGATTGACGGAATGCCGATTGTAAGTAGCTTGTCTACCGTTTATGGATTATCCGGAATACCAAATTCGTTAGTTGAAAGAATAGAAATTGTAAAAGGCCCAGCATCTTCCTTATATGGAAGTGAAGCAGTAGGTGGTTTAATAAATATTATAACAAAAAGCGCAAGTAATGCACCCGTATTCTCAGCAGATGTTTTTACAACAAGCTGGTTGGAAACAAATGTTGATCTAGGCGTAAAATTCAATACAGGTAAAAATGCAACAGCTTTACTTGGTGTAAATTACTTCAATTACAACCAAAGAATTGACAATGACAATGATGGTTTTACAGATGTCACACTTCAAGACCGCATATCCGTTTTTCAAAAATGGACTTTTAAAAGAAAAGAAAATAGACTTTTTACAATTGCAGGACGCGGGATGTACGAAGACCGTTGGGGTGGCGATGTCCGTTGGGAGAAAAAATACCGTGGTGGTGATGAAATTTACGGAGAAAGTATTTACACCAAACGTGGTGAACTTATAGGAAGCTATCAATTGCCAACAGACGAGAAACTGATATTCTCTTTCTCTGGTAATGTACATTATCAGGATAGTCGTTATGGAACAACCTCATATATTGCAAACCAAAAAATAGGATTTGCCCAACTTACTTGGGATAAAAAAATCCGAAACAATGATTTACTAGCAGGAATAGCATCCCGTTACACCTATTACGATGACAACACACCATCGACTGCATCACAAGGAAAAAACAACCCAGAAAAAACATGGTTACCCGGTATTTTCTTGCAAGATGAAATAACATTATCTGAAAAACACAAAATACTTTTAGGACTACGATACGATTACAACTCAATTCACGGGAATATTATAACACCTAGATTTGCTTATAAATTAAAATTCGATGACAACAACATCCTTCGTTTCAATGCTGGAACAGGATACAGAGTAGTGAATTTATTTACAGAAGACCATGCAGCTTTGACTGGATCAAGAGAGGTTGTTATTGCAAACAATCTAAATCCAGAAAAATCAGTCAATGCCAATTTAAACTATATAAAAAAAATATACTTCCCAAATGGAACATTCATCGGCATTGAAACCACAGCATTCCATACCCGATTTAGTAATAAGATAATTGCAGATTATGAAACTGACCCGAACAAAATCATTTATGACAACATTAATGGACATGCGATAAGCCAGGGAATCAGCACAAACATTGACGTAAACTTTAATAACGGATTAAAATTAATTGCAGGTGCAACACTCATGGATGTTTCTAATATAGAAAACGGGAAACGAGAAAGACCCTATCTAACAGAGAAGTTTACAGCAACTTGGAGTGTTTCGTATAAAATTAGTCCAATTGATTTAGCCATTGATTATACTGGAAATTTATATAGTCCAATGAAGTTACCGCTATTAGGCGATAATGATCCCAGAAGTCCAAATTCACCTTGGTATAGCTTACAAAACATTCAATTCACTTACACAGGTTGGAAGAACTTTGAGTTATATGCTGGAATTAAAAACCTACTTAACTTTACACCAAAACGAAACAATCCGTTCTTGATTTCAAGAACCAATGATCCTTTTGACAAAAATGTAGACTACGACTCAAACGGAAAAGTACTAGCGACTCCTAGTAATCCATACGGTTTGACATTTGACACAACCTATGTTTATGCTCCAAATCAAGGAATCAGAAGTTTCTTTGGTCTACGTTATAATCTGAGATAA